A single window of Jeotgalibacillus haloalkalitolerans DNA harbors:
- the cmk gene encoding (d)CMP kinase, with amino-acid sequence MNNIKNIRIALDGPAAAGKSTAAKKIAEKLGFIYIDTGAMYRTLTYKAIKNHINPKNEQELYDLLMNTVIELKPGKEGQLVFLDGHEVTSEIRQQEVTKNVSDVALHQLVRSEMVKRQQELVQNGGIVMDGRDIGTAVIPDAELKVFMSATAEERARRRFEEHKKQGIESDFQELKAEIEKRDHIDSTRAVSPLVKADDAIELDTTHMSITDVVNKVTEIAAERGATS; translated from the coding sequence GTGAATAATATCAAAAATATCCGCATAGCACTTGATGGACCGGCAGCTGCCGGAAAAAGCACAGCTGCTAAAAAAATTGCTGAAAAATTAGGTTTCATTTATATAGATACGGGTGCAATGTACCGGACCCTTACTTATAAAGCAATTAAAAATCATATTAATCCAAAAAATGAGCAGGAATTATACGATCTTTTAATGAATACAGTAATAGAGCTGAAACCGGGTAAAGAAGGTCAGCTGGTCTTTTTGGATGGACATGAAGTTACGTCAGAAATCAGACAGCAGGAAGTAACCAAAAATGTTTCTGATGTTGCGCTTCATCAGCTGGTTAGAAGTGAAATGGTTAAAAGACAGCAGGAGCTGGTTCAAAACGGCGGCATCGTAATGGATGGCCGTGATATCGGAACCGCCGTGATACCGGATGCAGAATTAAAAGTCTTCATGTCTGCAACTGCCGAGGAACGTGCAAGAAGACGATTTGAAGAACACAAAAAACAGGGAATCGAATCAGACTTTCAGGAACTTAAAGCTGAAATTGAAAAGCGTGATCACATAGATTCCACAAGAGCAGTATCCCCTCTTGTAAAAGCAGATGACGCAATCGAGCTGGATACAACACATATGTCAATCACAGACGTTGTTAATAAAGTGACAGAGATAGCGGCTGAACGGGGGGCAACATCATGA
- the folE gene encoding GTP cyclohydrolase I FolE, giving the protein MDHTTEQLTTLAEKNNGRVDREKIQKAITMLLEAVGEDPDREGLLDTPKRVAKMYEEMFSGLHQDPKEYFKTVFNEDHEELVFVKDIPFHSMCEHHLVPFYGKAHVAYLPKDGKVTGLSKLARAVETTARRPQLQERITSTVADAIMEMLAPHGAYVIVEAEHMCMTMRGVKKPGAKTVTTAARGIYEEDSVLRNEVMTLLKMD; this is encoded by the coding sequence ATGGACCATACAACTGAACAATTAACAACATTAGCGGAAAAAAATAATGGCCGGGTGGACCGGGAAAAAATACAAAAAGCAATTACGATGCTGTTAGAAGCTGTGGGAGAAGATCCGGACAGAGAAGGATTGCTTGATACTCCTAAAAGGGTAGCAAAAATGTATGAAGAAATGTTCTCAGGGCTTCATCAGGATCCGAAAGAATATTTTAAAACTGTATTTAATGAAGATCATGAAGAGCTTGTCTTTGTGAAGGATATTCCATTTCATTCAATGTGTGAACATCACCTTGTACCTTTTTACGGGAAAGCTCATGTAGCCTACCTGCCTAAAGACGGTAAGGTTACAGGCTTGAGTAAACTGGCAAGAGCTGTTGAAACAACTGCAAGAAGACCTCAGCTGCAGGAAAGAATTACATCTACTGTTGCTGATGCAATTATGGAAATGCTGGCACCGCATGGCGCTTATGTAATTGTCGAAGCTGAACACATGTGTATGACAATGAGAGGCGTTAAAAAACCAGGTGCTAAGACCGTTACAACTGCAGCACGCGGCATATATGAAGAAGATTCTGTGCTGAGAAACGAAGTTATGACCCTTCTTAAGATGGATTAA
- the der gene encoding ribosome biogenesis GTPase Der — translation MAKAKPVVAIVGRPNVGKSTIFNRVVGERVSIVEDTPGVTRDRIYSSAEWLNHDFNIIDTGGIDIGDEPFLEQIRQQAEVAIDEADVIIFMTNGREGVTSADEHVAKILYKSNKPVVLAVNKVDNPEMRDQIYDFYSLGFGEPYPISGSHGLGLGDLLDAAAEHFDKRETEDYGDEVIKFSLIGRPNVGKSSLVNALLGEDRVIVSNVAGTTRDAVDTPYKYDGQEYVIIDTAGMRKKGKVYESTEKYSVLRALRAIERSDVVLVLIDGEEGIIDQDKKIAGYAHDAGRAVIIVVNKWDAVEKDEKTMDKFEKSIRAHFQFLDYAPVVFVSALTKKRIHTLLPVINMASENHSMRVQSSILNEVVMDAVAMNPTPTDHGRRLKIFYATQVAVKPPTFVIFVNEPELMHFSYERFLENRIREAFGFEGTPIRLIARARK, via the coding sequence ATGGCAAAAGCAAAGCCGGTCGTTGCGATAGTTGGTCGCCCAAATGTAGGGAAATCCACTATTTTTAACAGAGTTGTAGGAGAAAGAGTATCAATTGTGGAAGATACTCCAGGTGTTACGAGAGATCGTATTTACAGTTCAGCTGAATGGCTGAACCATGATTTTAATATTATTGATACTGGCGGTATTGATATCGGTGATGAGCCGTTTTTAGAGCAGATCAGACAACAGGCTGAGGTTGCAATAGATGAAGCTGATGTCATTATTTTTATGACAAATGGCCGTGAAGGTGTTACATCTGCTGATGAACATGTAGCGAAAATTTTATATAAATCAAATAAACCTGTCGTGCTGGCTGTCAATAAAGTGGATAATCCTGAGATGAGAGACCAGATTTATGATTTCTATTCTCTCGGTTTCGGTGAGCCGTATCCAATTTCAGGTTCTCACGGGCTTGGACTTGGAGATCTGCTGGATGCAGCTGCTGAACATTTTGACAAACGTGAAACAGAAGATTACGGTGACGAAGTAATAAAATTCTCTTTAATCGGAAGACCAAACGTAGGGAAATCATCGCTTGTTAACGCGCTGCTTGGTGAAGATCGTGTAATCGTAAGTAATGTAGCAGGAACAACGCGGGATGCAGTTGATACACCTTATAAGTATGATGGACAGGAATATGTCATTATTGATACTGCCGGAATGCGTAAAAAAGGTAAAGTGTATGAGTCGACTGAAAAATACAGTGTACTGCGTGCGCTGCGTGCAATTGAACGTTCCGATGTTGTACTTGTGCTGATTGATGGTGAAGAAGGAATCATTGATCAGGATAAGAAAATTGCAGGTTATGCCCATGATGCGGGAAGAGCGGTTATTATTGTCGTTAATAAATGGGATGCTGTGGAAAAAGATGAGAAAACGATGGACAAGTTCGAAAAGTCGATCAGAGCGCATTTTCAGTTCCTTGATTATGCACCTGTCGTTTTTGTCTCGGCACTGACGAAAAAGAGAATTCACACATTGTTACCTGTCATCAATATGGCGAGTGAAAATCACTCAATGAGAGTACAGTCAAGTATCCTGAACGAAGTGGTAATGGATGCTGTGGCTATGAATCCGACGCCAACAGATCACGGCAGAAGATTAAAGATATTTTATGCGACTCAGGTGGCAGTCAAACCGCCTACATTCGTTATCTTTGTAAATGAACCGGAGTTAATGCACTTTTCTTATGAGCGGTTCCTTGAAAACCGCATAAGAGAAGCTTTCGGTTTCGAAGGGACACCGATCAGACTGATAGCAAGAGCAAGAAAGTAA
- a CDS encoding NAD(P)H-dependent glycerol-3-phosphate dehydrogenase, protein MAKLQIAVLGAGSWGTALALVLADNGHQVKLWTHTEAQAEKINESHMNEKYLPGVQLSDSIIAYPNIEEAVLDADMIVFAVPAKATREVAEKVNMVSRKTAVIVHVSKGIEPDSHLRISEILEETLNSEAMSDLVVLSGPSHAEEVVKRHPTTVTAASDDIAAAEMVQDAFMNQHFRVYTNTDVIGVEVGGALKNIIALAAGITDGLGYGDNAKAALITRGLAEIARLGTKMGANPLTFSGLTGVGDLIVTCTSVHSRNWRAGNMLGKGHKLDEVLESMGMVVEGVRTTKAAYQLADKYQVSMPITSALYRVLFEGVHPKEAVDQLMARVKTHEMEDLVNILEDQDEKTGN, encoded by the coding sequence ATGGCAAAACTTCAAATTGCCGTGCTTGGAGCCGGAAGCTGGGGAACTGCACTGGCACTGGTATTAGCAGATAACGGGCATCAGGTAAAGCTCTGGACTCATACTGAAGCTCAGGCTGAAAAGATAAATGAATCCCACATGAACGAGAAATACCTGCCAGGCGTTCAGCTTTCTGACAGCATCATTGCCTATCCAAATATTGAAGAAGCGGTTTTGGATGCAGACATGATTGTATTTGCTGTACCTGCAAAAGCAACGCGTGAGGTTGCAGAAAAAGTAAACATGGTCTCCAGGAAAACGGCGGTCATAGTTCATGTGAGTAAAGGGATAGAACCCGATTCTCATTTAAGAATTTCTGAAATTCTTGAAGAAACTTTAAATTCTGAGGCGATGTCCGACCTTGTTGTGCTTTCAGGCCCGAGTCATGCAGAAGAGGTTGTGAAGAGACACCCTACAACTGTAACTGCTGCTTCAGATGATATTGCTGCTGCTGAAATGGTGCAGGATGCGTTTATGAATCAGCATTTCAGGGTGTACACTAATACCGACGTCATTGGCGTGGAAGTTGGCGGTGCTCTTAAGAACATCATTGCGCTTGCTGCAGGTATTACTGACGGACTCGGCTACGGAGATAATGCAAAAGCTGCCCTGATCACCCGGGGGCTGGCAGAAATAGCGAGACTCGGTACAAAAATGGGCGCGAACCCCCTTACGTTTTCAGGGCTGACTGGTGTGGGTGATCTGATTGTTACATGTACAAGTGTTCATTCCAGAAACTGGAGAGCCGGTAATATGCTCGGTAAGGGGCATAAGCTTGATGAGGTACTAGAAAGTATGGGAATGGTCGTAGAGGGCGTAAGAACAACAAAGGCTGCATACCAGCTGGCTGATAAATACCAGGTGTCTATGCCGATTACGTCTGCACTTTACCGTGTCCTCTTTGAAGGCGTACATCCAAAAGAAGCAGTTGACCAGTTAATGGCACGCGTGAAGACGCACGAAATGGAAGACCTGGTCAATATATTAGAGGATCAGGATGAAAAAACCGGGAATTAA
- the spoIVA gene encoding stage IV sporulation protein A has product MEKQNVFEHIAERTGGDIYIGVVGPVRTGKSTFIKKMMELAVIPHMKNPAEKERAQDELPQSAAGRTIMTTEPKFIPNQAVKISVSEGLEVNVRMVDCVGYTIPGAKGHEDEYGPRMVHTPWYDEPIPFDEAAEAGTRKVIQDHSTIGVMMSTDGTIGEIPRESYEETEEKIIAELKEVGKPFIMVLNSARPHQEQTETLRKELQLKYDVPVVAMSVESMREADVMMVLKEALYEFPVLEVNVQLPGWVMVLDQEHWLRSHFETAIGDVIHDIRRIRDVDRVVRQFEEFEHVDAAQLAGMDMGGGVANIDLHAPEELYDQVIEELIGERVTGKDHFLSLIKDYTEAKKEYDQFSDALKMVRQTGYGIAAPVLSDMSLDEPEIIRQGARYGVRLKAVAPSIHMIKVDVESEFSPIIGTEKQSEELVHYLMQDFEDDPLSIWSSDIFGRSLSSIVREGIQAKLAIMPENARYKLKETLERVINEGSGGMIAIIL; this is encoded by the coding sequence ATGGAAAAACAAAATGTATTTGAGCACATCGCTGAGAGAACTGGAGGGGATATTTACATTGGTGTAGTAGGACCTGTTAGAACCGGTAAATCCACTTTTATTAAAAAAATGATGGAGCTTGCTGTCATACCTCATATGAAAAACCCTGCCGAGAAAGAACGTGCCCAGGATGAACTTCCACAGAGTGCAGCTGGACGGACAATCATGACGACTGAACCAAAGTTTATTCCTAATCAGGCAGTTAAAATTTCCGTGTCAGAAGGCCTGGAAGTGAACGTCAGAATGGTTGATTGTGTAGGTTATACAATCCCCGGGGCAAAGGGGCATGAAGATGAATATGGTCCCAGAATGGTTCATACACCGTGGTATGATGAACCAATTCCATTTGATGAGGCTGCTGAAGCCGGTACTAGAAAAGTAATACAGGATCACTCAACGATCGGAGTAATGATGTCGACCGATGGCACGATTGGTGAGATCCCGAGAGAAAGCTATGAAGAGACAGAAGAAAAAATTATTGCAGAGCTAAAAGAGGTTGGTAAGCCTTTCATCATGGTACTTAACAGTGCCAGACCGCATCAGGAACAGACTGAAACCTTAAGAAAGGAATTACAGCTTAAATATGATGTGCCTGTCGTCGCAATGAGTGTTGAGAGTATGCGTGAAGCCGACGTTATGATGGTGCTGAAGGAAGCGCTCTATGAATTTCCGGTTTTAGAAGTAAATGTACAGCTCCCGGGATGGGTCATGGTGCTTGATCAGGAGCATTGGCTGAGATCACACTTTGAGACTGCGATTGGGGATGTAATCCATGATATTCGCAGGATCAGGGATGTTGACAGGGTTGTCAGACAATTTGAAGAGTTTGAACATGTTGATGCTGCACAGCTTGCCGGAATGGATATGGGTGGAGGGGTAGCAAATATTGATCTCCATGCACCGGAAGAATTATATGACCAGGTGATTGAAGAATTGATCGGGGAGCGGGTAACCGGAAAAGATCACTTTTTATCACTCATCAAGGACTATACCGAAGCAAAAAAAGAATACGACCAGTTTTCTGATGCGCTGAAAATGGTGAGACAGACCGGATATGGCATTGCAGCCCCGGTACTTTCAGATATGAGTCTTGATGAACCTGAAATTATCAGGCAGGGTGCGCGTTACGGTGTCAGGTTAAAAGCAGTGGCACCTTCCATTCACATGATCAAAGTTGATGTGGAATCAGAATTTTCACCTATTATTGGCACTGAAAAACAAAGTGAAGAGCTTGTGCATTACCTCATGCAGGATTTTGAAGACGATCCTTTATCGATATGGAGTTCAGATATCTTTGGCAGAAGCCTCAGTTCGATTGTCAGAGAGGGTATACAGGCAAAACTGGCGATTATGCCGGAAAATGCCCGTTACAAACTTAAAGAAACATTAGAAAGAGTCATTAATGAAGGCTCAGGTGGTATGATCGCCATTATACTATAA
- the mtrB gene encoding trp RNA-binding attenuation protein MtrB, with amino-acid sequence MSDQGNFISIKALEDGVNVIGLTRGTDTKFHHSEKLDKGEVMIAQFTEHTSAVKVRGKASILTAHGEVLSDEKTKK; translated from the coding sequence TTGAGTGATCAGGGTAATTTTATAAGTATTAAAGCACTTGAGGATGGCGTAAATGTGATCGGATTAACCCGTGGCACAGATACAAAGTTCCATCATTCGGAAAAGCTGGATAAGGGTGAAGTGATGATCGCTCAGTTTACTGAACATACTTCAGCTGTGAAAGTGCGTGGTAAGGCCTCGATCCTTACTGCACATGGAGAAGTCTTAAGTGATGAAAAAACTAAGAAATAA
- a CDS encoding HU family DNA-binding protein has product MNKTELINAVAESAELSKKDATKAVDAVFDTVQDALAKGDKVQLIGFGNFEVRERAARKGRNPQTGEEIEISASKVPAFKPGKALKDAVK; this is encoded by the coding sequence GTGAACAAGACTGAACTAATTAATGCAGTTGCTGAGTCTGCTGAACTTTCTAAGAAAGACGCAACTAAAGCAGTTGATGCAGTATTCGATACAGTACAAGATGCACTTGCTAAAGGTGACAAAGTACAACTGATTGGTTTTGGTAACTTCGAAGTGCGCGAACGTGCTGCCCGTAAAGGACGCAACCCGCAAACTGGTGAAGAGATCGAAATCTCAGCAAGCAAAGTGCCTGCTTTCAAACCAGGTAAAGCGCTAAAAGATGCTGTTAAATAA
- a CDS encoding heptaprenyl diphosphate synthase component 1: protein MSFKQSERWMNDTVQHILDQIHHPYLHAAIGQPEIDLERLSLLLLPFYLKNKYTKLDQSYVATAILIQQALDTHEKVSANSESHRMKQLTVLAGDYYSGLYYKILSDIPDIELIRKIAHAIEEINEHKIEISSGHSLTESEYLHSLTKIESAIITSLFSHLGFQEMVPLAEKLLLVQRLKKEKMVFSEGHFSSLFYFFKHGKNHIKASDYIRTYKSIVKRISEEIEHQVKELNLPSSTRNLPIFSSFYERLIMYAEEG from the coding sequence ATGAGCTTTAAACAATCTGAGCGCTGGATGAATGACACAGTGCAGCACATATTAGACCAAATTCATCATCCCTATCTTCATGCAGCAATCGGACAGCCTGAGATTGACCTTGAGAGACTGTCTCTGCTTTTACTCCCCTTTTACCTTAAAAATAAATATACAAAACTTGATCAATCCTATGTGGCTACAGCGATCCTGATTCAGCAGGCACTGGATACACACGAGAAAGTTTCGGCAAACAGTGAATCGCACCGCATGAAGCAGCTGACAGTGCTTGCCGGCGATTACTACAGCGGTCTTTATTATAAAATACTATCAGACATTCCTGATATTGAACTGATTAGAAAAATTGCACATGCGATAGAAGAAATTAATGAACATAAAATCGAGATTTCTTCAGGTCATTCTTTAACTGAAAGTGAATATCTGCACAGCCTTACGAAGATCGAGTCAGCTATCATAACAAGCCTTTTCAGCCATCTTGGTTTTCAGGAAATGGTGCCGCTTGCAGAAAAATTACTACTCGTGCAGCGCTTAAAGAAAGAAAAGATGGTTTTTTCTGAAGGTCATTTCTCAAGTTTATTTTATTTTTTTAAACACGGTAAAAATCATATTAAAGCATCAGACTATATACGGACATACAAAAGTATAGTCAAAAGGATTTCAGAAGAGATTGAGCATCAGGTAAAGGAACTGAACCTTCCTTCATCAACAAGAAACCTGCCGATCTTCAGCTCTTTTTATGAAAGATTGATTATGTATGCAGAGGAAGGGTAA
- the fni gene encoding type 2 isopentenyl-diphosphate Delta-isomerase, whose product MSRAKRKLDHIQYALSDRQSGMTGFDELMIVHQSLPDTAVDEVSLHSEVGGLLLSSPFFINAMTGGGGEKTSEINAALARAAKDTGIALSVGSQMSAIKDRQERHTYQVVRKENPDGLIFGNIGSEATVAQAVEAAEMIEADALQIHLNVIQELAMPEGDRSFNGALERIARIADELPIPVIVKETGFGISREAAQKLDKTSIRAIDAGGYGGTNFSSIENNRQERKKLFFNDWGIPTAASILETASVTSKDVLASGGIHKSSDVLKSLILGASAAGIAGSFLRILTEQGEKQLVEEIKYFQEDLIMMMTALGCKSVADLHRVPVVIKGDLYHWLSVRGLNPELLSRRS is encoded by the coding sequence GTGAGCAGAGCGAAAAGAAAACTGGATCATATTCAATATGCTTTATCTGACAGACAATCGGGGATGACAGGTTTTGATGAACTCATGATTGTTCATCAAAGTCTGCCTGATACCGCTGTCGATGAAGTTTCTCTTCACTCTGAAGTAGGCGGACTTTTATTGAGTTCGCCTTTTTTTATCAACGCTATGACTGGCGGAGGCGGAGAGAAGACTTCAGAAATTAACGCGGCACTTGCAAGAGCTGCAAAAGATACGGGGATTGCATTATCAGTCGGGTCTCAAATGTCTGCGATTAAAGACAGACAGGAGCGACATACGTATCAGGTTGTTAGAAAAGAAAATCCTGATGGGTTGATTTTTGGTAATATCGGTAGTGAAGCTACGGTTGCGCAGGCAGTTGAAGCTGCAGAAATGATTGAAGCTGATGCACTGCAGATACACCTGAATGTCATACAGGAACTCGCAATGCCGGAAGGTGACCGTTCTTTTAATGGTGCACTTGAGAGAATAGCACGTATTGCTGATGAACTTCCAATTCCGGTTATTGTGAAAGAAACCGGCTTTGGCATCAGCAGAGAGGCGGCACAAAAACTGGATAAAACGTCAATACGTGCAATTGATGCAGGCGGATACGGCGGAACTAATTTTTCAAGCATTGAAAATAACAGACAGGAAAGAAAAAAACTATTTTTCAATGATTGGGGTATACCAACTGCTGCATCTATTCTTGAGACAGCCAGTGTAACTTCCAAAGACGTACTGGCATCGGGCGGAATACATAAAAGTTCAGATGTATTAAAAAGCCTTATCCTCGGTGCATCTGCAGCAGGGATTGCAGGATCATTTCTGAGAATATTAACTGAACAGGGTGAAAAGCAGTTAGTTGAAGAAATAAAATATTTTCAGGAGGACCTGATCATGATGATGACAGCCCTCGGATGTAAAAGTGTAGCTGATCTCCATCGTGTACCTGTCGTGATAAAAGGTGACTTATACCACTGGTTAAGTGTAAGGGGCTTAAATCCCGAACTTCTCAGCAGAAGATCCTGA
- a CDS encoding DUF2768 domain-containing protein: MWISFGSMGFMFLAIIIIYFSRYKISNKVLKFITAFAAYVFMILAGLIMLWVVLSGPTMET; the protein is encoded by the coding sequence ATGTGGATTTCATTCGGTTCAATGGGATTTATGTTTCTGGCAATTATTATTATTTATTTTAGCCGATATAAAATATCAAACAAAGTTTTGAAATTTATTACTGCATTTGCAGCATATGTTTTTATGATACTTGCAGGGTTAATTATGTTATGGGTCGTCTTGAGCGGTCCTACAATGGAAACCTGA
- a CDS encoding flagellar brake protein, translated as MKIGTVLTIEPMHASQNDKYKSRLVEVSGGKLYIDYPINMTTNKTVFLIDGMQLRISYTNENNDAYSFETEVKGRKNANIPMILLDKPGEKDLIKVQRRQFVRVNTSIDVALRTGAAKYHTVTEDISAGGLSFIMKNGMSIKKGDLIELFLVLPMRNGETQYLKVSGEITRTKMIDRVEIGMVKFKDLTALERQLLLRYTFECQLKMKEK; from the coding sequence ATGAAAATTGGAACTGTATTAACGATTGAACCGATGCATGCTTCACAAAATGACAAATATAAAAGCAGGCTTGTAGAAGTGAGCGGAGGAAAGCTTTATATTGATTATCCGATTAATATGACAACAAATAAAACAGTTTTTCTGATTGATGGTATGCAATTAAGAATCAGCTATACAAATGAAAACAATGATGCGTATTCTTTTGAGACTGAAGTTAAAGGCAGGAAGAATGCAAATATCCCAATGATCCTGCTTGATAAACCCGGGGAAAAGGATTTGATCAAGGTACAGCGAAGACAGTTTGTAAGGGTCAATACCTCTATTGATGTTGCACTCAGAACGGGGGCTGCAAAATACCATACAGTTACAGAAGATATCAGTGCAGGCGGACTGTCGTTTATTATGAAAAATGGTATGAGTATAAAAAAAGGAGACCTGATCGAACTGTTTTTAGTTCTCCCTATGAGAAATGGAGAGACGCAGTATTTAAAAGTGTCAGGAGAGATAACACGAACTAAAATGATAGACCGTGTTGAGATTGGAATGGTCAAGTTTAAAGATCTCACTGCTCTTGAAAGGCAGCTTCTACTGAGGTATACCTTCGAATGTCAGCTGAAAATGAAAGAAAAATAA
- a CDS encoding lysophospholipid acyltransferase family protein, with protein sequence MNLYGFAKGLVKSVLTPAYRIRIVGKEHIPEEGGVLICANHINVLDPPVVGITSPRPVSFMAKEELFKMPVLKKLLPNLNAFPVKRGMSDREALRKGLSQLKEGNVVGLFPEGTRSKDGVIGKGLAGAGFFALRSDAAVVPCAIIGPYKISKRLKVVYGKPINMAELKERKASAAEVTDIIMNEIKTLSDNHR encoded by the coding sequence ATGAACTTATACGGATTCGCAAAAGGATTGGTAAAATCTGTGCTTACACCTGCTTACAGAATACGTATTGTGGGTAAAGAACATATACCTGAAGAAGGTGGCGTATTAATATGCGCCAATCACATTAACGTTCTTGATCCACCGGTGGTAGGTATTACATCACCGCGTCCTGTTTCGTTCATGGCAAAAGAAGAACTGTTCAAAATGCCGGTTTTAAAAAAGCTCCTTCCGAACCTCAACGCATTTCCAGTTAAAAGAGGGATGAGTGACCGTGAAGCGCTGAGAAAAGGTTTAAGCCAGTTAAAAGAAGGTAATGTTGTCGGATTGTTTCCTGAAGGAACCAGAAGTAAGGACGGGGTTATAGGTAAAGGGCTGGCGGGAGCAGGATTTTTTGCATTAAGATCAGATGCAGCTGTCGTGCCGTGCGCAATTATCGGACCATACAAAATTTCCAAACGGTTAAAAGTAGTGTACGGAAAACCGATTAATATGGCCGAATTAAAAGAAAGAAAAGCATCTGCTGCAGAAGTAACAGATATCATTATGAATGAGATCAAAACACTTTCCGACAATCATCGCTAA
- the rpsA gene encoding 30S ribosomal protein S1: MTEDMNNIEVNSLEVGDRVTGTVTKVEEKQVLVDVKDSKIDGIIPISELSSLHVEKASDVVKEGDELDLVVTKVEEELLVLSKRKVEAEKAWEEMKRRYESEEVFEAEVKDVVKGGLVVDLGVRGFVPASLVEDYYVEDFEDYRGKSLTFKIVELDEEKNRLILSHRAVIEGEKAEKKKELLEKIQADDVLDGTVQRITDFGAFVDIGGVDGLVHISQLSHQHVEKPSDVVEEGQKVQVKVLSVDRDNERISLSIKETLPGPWSDIEEKAPRGAVLDGKVRRLVSYGAFVEVFPGVEGLVHISQISHQHIGTPHEVLSEGEEVQVKVLDVNVNDQRLSLSIKELKEDKGSSSQSYEMPEESSGFQLGEMIGDKLKDLNNDK; encoded by the coding sequence ATGACAGAGGATATGAACAACATCGAAGTAAACTCATTAGAGGTAGGAGATCGGGTTACCGGTACTGTAACCAAGGTGGAGGAAAAACAGGTTCTTGTGGATGTTAAAGACAGCAAGATAGACGGTATTATTCCGATTTCAGAACTTTCGAGCCTCCATGTAGAAAAAGCCTCTGACGTTGTGAAAGAGGGAGACGAGCTTGACCTGGTCGTTACAAAGGTTGAAGAAGAATTGCTCGTACTTTCAAAACGTAAAGTAGAAGCAGAAAAAGCATGGGAAGAAATGAAGCGCAGATATGAATCTGAAGAAGTATTTGAAGCTGAGGTAAAAGACGTCGTAAAAGGCGGACTTGTCGTGGACCTTGGTGTAAGAGGATTCGTGCCGGCTTCTCTCGTGGAAGATTATTATGTTGAAGATTTCGAAGACTATAGAGGGAAATCCCTTACATTTAAAATTGTAGAGCTGGACGAAGAAAAGAACAGACTGATCCTGTCTCACCGTGCTGTTATTGAAGGTGAAAAAGCGGAAAAGAAAAAAGAACTGCTTGAGAAAATCCAGGCTGATGATGTTCTTGACGGTACAGTTCAGCGTATAACTGACTTCGGTGCTTTTGTTGATATTGGTGGTGTTGACGGACTGGTTCATATCTCCCAGCTTTCACATCAGCATGTGGAAAAGCCATCTGATGTTGTCGAAGAAGGGCAGAAGGTGCAGGTGAAAGTCCTTTCAGTTGACCGTGATAATGAAAGAATTTCTTTATCAATTAAGGAAACGCTGCCTGGACCATGGTCTGATATCGAAGAAAAAGCCCCAAGAGGTGCTGTGCTTGATGGTAAAGTGAGACGACTGGTATCCTATGGTGCATTTGTTGAAGTGTTCCCGGGTGTAGAAGGGCTTGTGCACATTTCACAAATCTCGCATCAGCATATTGGTACGCCGCATGAGGTATTGTCAGAAGGCGAAGAGGTACAGGTGAAAGTCCTTGATGTGAATGTAAACGATCAGAGGCTTTCATTATCAATTAAAGAGCTGAAAGAAGATAAAGGTTCTTCTTCTCAAAGCTATGAAATGCCGGAAGAGTCATCCGGTTTCCAGCTGGGTGAAATGATTGGTGACAAATTAAAAGATTTAAATAATGATAAGTAA